The following coding sequences are from one Microtus pennsylvanicus isolate mMicPen1 chromosome 1, mMicPen1.hap1, whole genome shotgun sequence window:
- the LOC142842668 gene encoding olfactory receptor 8H1-like, producing MNAWNHTDESNFILMGLTDSKEIQLVLSVLFLFIYMATVLGNIGMMLIIRLDVQLHTPMYFFLTHLSFLDLIYSTVITPKTLENLLTSKRSISFMGCFIQMYFFGVLAGTECFILSSMAYDRYVAICNPLHYPVIMSSRRCHALITVSYVIGAMDSSSTVFPMSTLNFCKSKVINHFFCDAFPILALSCSDTHDAEFSIFILAGITVVLSLLTISSSYASILSTILKINSSSGKHKAFSTCASHLLGVTVFYGTVIFTYMKPSKSYSLGKDQVASVFYTIVIPMLNPLIYSLRNKEVKGAVLRLVKKGEDSQNFK from the coding sequence ATGAATGCCTGGAACCACACAGATGAGTCTAACTTTATACTTATGGGATTGACAGATTCCAAGGAGATCCAGCTAGTCCTCTCTGTGCTCTTTCTCTTTATATACATGGCTACTGTGCTGGGGAACATAGGCATGATGCTAATCATTCGTCTAGATGTCCAGCTTCACACTCCAATGTATTTCTTCCTCACCCACTTGTCATTCCTTGACCTCATTTACTCAACTGTCATCACACCTAAAACCTTAGAGAACCTGCTGACTTCCAAAAGGAGCATTTCCTTCATGGGCTGCTTCATTCAAATGTACTTTTTTGGCGTCTTGGCAGGTACTGAATGCTTTATACTCTCCtcaatggcctatgaccgctatgtagcCATCTGCAATCCCCTACACTATCCAGTTATTATGTCCTCAAGGCGCTGCCATGCTCTTATCACTGTGTCCTACGTGATTGGAGCTATGGATTCCTCTAGCACTGTCTTTCCCATGAGCACATTGAATTTCTGCAAATCTAAGGTAATCAATCATTTCTTCTGTGATGCATTCCCAATTTTAGCCTTGTCCTGCAGTGATACCCACGATGCTGAATTCTCCATATTCATTCTAGCTGGTATTACTGTAGTGCTATCTCTTCTCACTATATCCTCATCCTATGCGTCCATTCTCTCTACAATTTTGAAGATAAATTCTTCTTCAGGTAAGCACAAAGCCTTTTCCACTTGTGCCTCTCATCTCCTGGGAGTCACTGTCTTCTATGGAACTGTGATCTTTACTTATATGAAGCCCAGTAAGTCCTACTCCCTGGGAAAGGATCAAGTAGCTTCTGTTTTCTATACAATTGTGATCCCTATGCTGAACCCACTCATTTATAGTCTCAGGAACAAAGAAGTGAAAGGTGCTGTCCTTAGACTTGTGAAAAAAGGAGAGGActcacaaaattttaaataa